A window from Megalops cyprinoides isolate fMegCyp1 chromosome 8, fMegCyp1.pri, whole genome shotgun sequence encodes these proteins:
- the LOC118781925 gene encoding glucose-6-phosphate isomerase-like: MGLTSDPNYKKLEQWYRSNAGNLNMRQMFDADKERFSKFSTTLDTDDGEILLDYSKNLINEDVMKMLIDMAKSRGVEEAREKMFAGDKINFTEGRAVLHIALRNRSNSPIHVGGADVMPEVNKVLEKMKNFCHKVRSGEWKGFTGQPIRDVVNVGIGGSDLGPLMVTEALKPYSKGGPRVWFVSNIDGTHMAKTLAELNPETTLFIVASKTFTTQETITNAETAKEWLLLATKDASAVAKHFVALSTNAPKVKDFGINTDNMFEFWDWVGGRYSLWSAIGLSIALHIGFENFEQLLSGAHWMDNHFHTAPLEENVPVLLAVLGVWYINFFQAETHAMLPYDQYMHRFAAYFQQGDMESNGKYITRQGTRVNYHTGPIVWGEPGTNGQHAFYQLIHQGTRMIPADFLIPAQSQHPIRDNLHHKILIANFLAQTEALMRGKTTEEARKELEAGGMSGEALEKLLPHKVFQGNKPTNSIVFKKLTPFMLGALVAMYEHKIFVQGVMWDINSYDQWGVELGKQLAKKIEPELQDDSEVHSHDSSTNGLINFIKKNYA, from the exons ATGGGACTCACAAGCGACCCAAACTACAAGAAACTGGAGCAATGGTACAGATCCAACGCTGGGAACCTCAACATGAGGCAGATGTTTGATGCCGATAAGGAGAGATTCAGCAAATTCAG TACAACATTGGACACCGACGATGGGGAGATCCTCCTTGATTATTCAAAGAATCTCATCAATGAGGACGTCATGAAGATGTTGATTGACATG GCAAAATCAAGGGGAGTGGAGGAAGCCAGGGAGAAGATGTTCGCTGGAGACAAGATCAATTTCACTGAG GGCCGTGCTGTTCTCCATATTGCCCTACGAAACCGCTCTAACTCCCCCATCCATGTTGGTGGAGCAGACGTCATGCCTGAAGTCAACAAGGTTTTGGAGAAAATGAAGAATTTCTGTCAT AAAGTACGCAGCGGAGAGTGGAAGGGCTTCACTGGGCAGCCCATCAGAGATGTTGTCAATGTCGGGATTGGTGGATCGGACCTG GGCCCTCTGATGGTCACTGAAGCTCTAAAGCCATACTCCAAGGGCGGGCCCCGTGTGTGGTTCGTCTCAAACATCGACGGAACGCACATGGCCAAAACCCTGGCTGAGCTCAACCCTGAGACCACCCTTTTCATCGTTGCTTCTAAG ACATTCACCACTCAAGAGACCATCACCAATGCAGAGACTGCAAAAGAGTGGCTCCTGCTGGCTACTAAAGAT GCGTCTGCTGTGGCCAAACACTTTGTGGCACTGTCCACCAATGCA CCCAAAGTGAAGGACTTCGGGATTAACACCGACAACATGTTCGAGTTTTGGGAC TGGGTTGGTGGTCGTTACTCCCTGTGGTCTGCTATTGGATTGTCCATTGCATTGCACATTG GCTTTGAGAACTTTGAGCAGCTGCTGAGTGGAGCTCACTGGATG GATAACCATTTCCACACCGCTCCGCTGGAGGAGAATGTGCCGGTGCTCCTGGCTGTCCTGGGGGTCTGGTACATCAACTTCTTCCAGGCAGAGACTCACGCCATGCTGCCCTACGATCAGTACATGCACCGCTTTGCTGCTTACTTCCAGCAG GGTGACATGGAATCCAATGGGAAGTACATCACCCGCCAGGGCACCCGTGTGAACTACCACACTGGACCTATTGTGTGGGGAGAGCCAGGGACCAATGGACAACACGCTTTCTACCAGCTCATTCACCAAG GAACACGCATGATTCCTGCTGACTTCCTCATCCCTGCCCAGTCCCAGCATCCCATCAGAGACAACCTGCACCATAAG ATTCTGATTGCCAACTTCCTGGCCCAGACTGAGGCCCTAATGAGGGGCAAGACCACAGAGGAGGCCAggaaggagctggaggctggCGGCATGAGCGGAGAAGCTCTTGAGAAACTTCTGCCACATAAA GTATTCCAAGGAAACAAACCTACCAACTCCATTGTGTTCAAGAAGCTGACTCCATTCATGCTTGGAGCACTTGTTG ccATGTACGAACACAAGATCTTTGTGCAGGGCGTGATGTGGGACATCAACAGTTATGACCAATGGGG AGTTGAACTGGGGAAACAACTGGCCAAGAAGATTGAGCCTGAACTGCAGGATGACAGCGAGGTGCACTCTCACGACTCCTCCACCAATGGGCTCATCAACTTCATCAAGAAGAACTACGCCTAA